TACCGTTTATTCGGTTTAAGGGAAGCAGGGGTAAACGAAACGTTCAGAGTCTCCTGGTACTGGTTCACATGTTTAACTAAATAACTAAACTCATTTTCCGTTATAAAGTTACAGTCCGTCCTCGGGTAAGAGACAAAGCGTTTCTCATAGAGCTTCTGCACCGTCTTTAACACGTGCGATGGCGTGTATTTCCAGCGTCTGTTCGCTACACTTTGCAAAGTGGACAGCGAATGAAGCTTAGGTGCTTTCTGATGCTTTGTCTTTTTATCTATGCTTTGGACAATTCCCTTCGTATCCTCGTCTTCCTTCAAATCATGTTTGTCCATCAGGGCCTGGACTTTTGCTTTATCCTTATCCTTAATTTCAGCTAAGCCTTTATAAGAACCTTTGTCAGCTTGGAACAGCCCCTCGATTTGATAAAAAGGTTCTGAAACAAAGTTTTCAATTTCTTTATGTCTTTGATAAATCAAGTAAACGGTAGGAGACTGCACGCGGCCGATGGTCAAGTGGTTTTGGAATCCTTTTTTCTGCAAAAGCAGTGTAAACAGACGGCTTGCGTTGATCCCGACCATCCAATCACTGATTTGACGGGCCTTTGCCTCATCAAATAACCTCAAGTCCTTTTCGTTAGGCTGTAAGCTCCTAAACCCTTTCCGAACTTCATCCTTTTCTAGAGAATTGATCCACAGCCTCTGCACTCTTTTTCCCTTAACACCGGTTAACCTGAGGATGCTGTAAAAAATATTGGATCCTTCGCGGTCGACATCGGCTGCGTTGACGATTATATCTGCTTGCTGGAACAGCTTTTTTACGGCTTGGAACTGCTCCCACTTTCCTTTCGAAACTTTTTCAAGAAAATGGTCAGGAACAATCGGCAGCTGCTCAAGCTTCCACCTTTTCCATTCCGGTTTGTATTCATGAGGTTCCTTTAATTCGACAAGATGGCCGACTCCCCACGTAATCGTCGCTCCAGCGGGGAATGTATCATCCGGCTTTAATTGTATATACGTTTTATTTTTTTCCTGTATCGTAAACGCCTCAGCATAAGCTTTGGCCTGGGAAGGCTTTTCAGCTAAGATGACCACTTTCGGCATGGTCTCCCACTCCTTTCAATAGACCACAAGATTACTATGAGATGAATAGGAAAGCAAGATGCAAAAATAGAGATTTAAAAGGAATGCTTACCTGTATATGTTTAATTTTAATAGGATTAACCATTAAAGGATAATGAAAAATTAAGGGTATATTTTCAATACATCAGGAGAGGGAACATTGGGAAATTTCTACAAATGGACGAACGATCTGCGTCCTACAAAGCCCAGCCTGGATCATACTCTCTAGTTAAGCTTTATTAGACGTTTTCATACAAGAAAACACCTCCAATGCTTTGAAGGTGTTTGAATAAGCGAATAAATGGAGTTTATTTATTAGGAAGGTTCCTTTGTGTTTAACACAATCCCGTCTCTTTACCTGTACTGCTTTCTCCGCACCCACATCGTGGCTGCCCATTTTTCACCGGCTGTCACCGGAGAGCCTCCGTGAAGGGTCCGTTCATTAATTTCAGGATCGGAGTAGAAATATTCAAAATAGACGCCCATCCCTTTATGAGGTGAAACAGATAGATTCATATGCGGGAAGTAGGTTTCTCCTCCCTCTTCTACATCATTTAAGTAAAGGACAAGCGTGCTGATTCTTGGATTGTTTACTACTCTCGTTTTTGCTCTAAAGTAGTCGTAATGGGCTTTATATTCCTGACCCTGTTGATAATTGAGAATGTGCATTCCTTCTCCATGGGTTACGGGTACGTTCATAATTTGCGCCATCCGCTTTTCGATCCTGGCCGTAACTTCGTTCTCAGGAAGAAAGGTACTGCTGCTAGTTCTCATGTCATTCACTTCATGCCTTGATCCGATTTTCGATCGGTTCATTCGATCTTTGGAAAGACCGATAAGCGCTTCACATTCTTCATCACTGACCACATTTCCCAATATAGCAATCTTTGGATCTTCCATTTTGGCGATAATCGCGATCTCCCGGTCATCAGTTATGATCTTGTTTCCCATGTGATCAAAAATGGAAGCTTCTTTCACTTGCATTGTCACTTTTTCATCAACCTCTTTTAGTTTGATAAAACGCTTTCAAAAATGTACATCCTTGAAGCAATAATAGGATATGAAAGAATCATATCACGTTCTTCCTAATTATTCTTTATTTTTCATAAAAATCCCAAAATTGTTCACAATTGACGAAGATAAGTTCGATAAAAAGCGTACAAAAGAATTTAGAACACTTCCTTCATCAAAACTATATAATGAGGAACACAAAAAAACAGGCTGGAGTTTGGCTCCAGCCTGCTTGTTCGTTATTCTTGTTCAGAAAAGCCAAGTTCTTTTTCAACATTTTCCCCTACAGCGTTTGGTCCACCTAAGATATAGATGTTGGTGGGGCCTAAATCATCAAAAGCTTCTTTTATGCTATCAGGGACATGATCGTTATTTACTAACAAGGATGCTCCATCAAATTTAGCTGCCAGCACTGATCCGGCTAGTGCATCCGCAAAGTTATTGCCAGTGGAGACAAAGGCTGTTTCAGCCGTATTATTTAAGTTTTTCGCAATAGCAGCAGACGTTTCAAATCGGTTCTTGCCACTGTAGCGTTTCCCTAGAGGTAATTCCTTAAAGACATCGTTGTTTACGACTCCTTCTCCTCCTGCCACTACGGTTTGCGACACACTGCGTAAGACATTCTTTGTTGCAGCAGGCAAATGATCCTTCTCAGTTAAAAGAATGGGATAACCGTTTTCAGCCGCGTAGGGAGCAATCGACAATGCATCCGGGAACTTATGTCCATTTACTACAATGGCTTGTTCCGGACTCCCATTTAAGCGGGCGGCAATGTATGCTGCCGTTTTAAAGCGATCGGTTCCATGAACTCGTTCTACATCCAGCCCAATTCCTTCCAACTGGTACGCAGTGTAACTGGAAACAGCATTTTCTCCTCCCAGAATAATCGCGTGTGTTGCTCCGAGACGCTGGATTTCTTCTCTCACGCTTGTAAGAAGGCGGTCCGTTGAAGTCAGAAGAATCGGCGCATCTTCTTTATAAGCAAGTGGTGCTCCAGCGAGAGCATCTGCAAAGTTATCTCCGCGGGCAATCACTACTGTATCTGCTTTCTTCCAGCCTTGTTTTGAAATTTCTACAGCTGTTTCATAGCGGTCATCACCAGATAACCGTTTATCTCCTGTATGTTCACCACCGTCGTCTTCATCGTTCTCAGAGCTTTTTATTTCGATGGACGTGGCAGCTTTTAGATTTCCATAATCAGCTTCAATGGTTGTCGTTCCAGCTTTTTCAGCTGTTATGACGCCTTCTTCATTAACCGTAATGTTCTCATTACTGGACGTCCAATCAGCCAGACTGCCATCAAGGGCAAAGGAATTCTCATACAAATCAATTCCCGTTAAACCTAGACGCTGTTCTTCTCCAACCGTAATTTCTCCATCTCCTTGAATGATAATTTTTCCTAACGATACATCTTCAGGGTCGACGGCATCGATGGTAATGGTACTTGATTTTTCACCACTTGTCGCTGT
This Halobacillus salinarum DNA region includes the following protein-coding sequences:
- a CDS encoding 2OG-Fe(II) oxygenase; this translates as MQVKEASIFDHMGNKIITDDREIAIIAKMEDPKIAILGNVVSDEECEALIGLSKDRMNRSKIGSRHEVNDMRTSSSTFLPENEVTARIEKRMAQIMNVPVTHGEGMHILNYQQGQEYKAHYDYFRAKTRVVNNPRISTLVLYLNDVEEGGETYFPHMNLSVSPHKGMGVYFEYFYSDPEINERTLHGGSPVTAGEKWAATMWVRRKQYR
- a CDS encoding type IA DNA topoisomerase: MPKVVILAEKPSQAKAYAEAFTIQEKNKTYIQLKPDDTFPAGATITWGVGHLVELKEPHEYKPEWKRWKLEQLPIVPDHFLEKVSKGKWEQFQAVKKLFQQADIIVNAADVDREGSNIFYSILRLTGVKGKRVQRLWINSLEKDEVRKGFRSLQPNEKDLRLFDEAKARQISDWMVGINASRLFTLLLQKKGFQNHLTIGRVQSPTVYLIYQRHKEIENFVSEPFYQIEGLFQADKGSYKGLAEIKDKDKAKVQALMDKHDLKEDEDTKGIVQSIDKKTKHQKAPKLHSLSTLQSVANRRWKYTPSHVLKTVQKLYEKRFVSYPRTDCNFITENEFSYLVKHVNQYQETLNVSFTPASLKPNKRYVNSSKVQEHYAIIPTKSVPTQKKLNALSREERNIYQEILATTLAMFHGDYVYEETVIFTNVHELLFKTTGKREVKSGWKELFPKPAKQKQEKEAILPELQNGEQVGAEVHIKESMTQPPKPYTEGQLINMMKTCGKLMDDEEDVEILKEVEGLGTEATRSSIIETIKTQNYIEVKKNIVAITTKGIMLCEAIEGTLLSSPSMTAKWESYLKKIGTGEGSKQMFIKQTSEFIDKLITETPGSIQQVQVKSTGEKNNSNSPIAKCPACSSGMIMDRYKFYGCSAYKEGCKVTFPKRLAGKALSKNMIKTLCEKKRTKVLKGFKGKKTFSTALKLDEDYKIKFDFGKQTEK